From the Lacipirellulaceae bacterium genome, the window GAGTGACAGATCAAAGCGAATGGCATCACGCATGGGCACTGGCGGCTGGGGAAGTTCTGTTAATGGCCAGTACAGATTGGGTGACAAGGGAGAAGCCATTAATCGCACGATTTGTTCGTTCATCATGTTGAGTTCGGCGATGCCGATGAGCCGACAGACGAGCAGTTCAGGCTTGCTCATCGAGAGGGCGAACTCAGTGTGAAGCTTGATCGTTTCTAATGCTGTGTCATAGTCCCGAGTTGCGATTTGGTGACAGGCGAGCAGCGTGATGAACCGTGTGAGTTGTCGAGATTCTTGATGATCTTCGAGCGTGAAGTTGATGATCTCCACGCCCGTCATGTCATGGAGCTCGAACTGCCAATCACACTCGCTTCGCAAAGAGGCTTCTTGCAGTTGAGCCAGCATCCGGTCGAAGGGAAGCGTTTCGACAATCTCTCGTAGGGCTGGCTTGCCCAGATCGCGGTTGGCGAGACCTTCGAACAAATCGCTCGCGTCACGTCCATCGGGGCGACGGAATAAGAGCGGTTTGTGATCTCGCCAAGCTTGTTGCGACTCGTTAAGTGCCTTCAGAATAAAGGGCACGCAATTGCCTGACTTCTTCTCAACTTCCGGTTGCAACAAGCGATACTTCAATAAGGGTGTCGACGCAGCCGCGGGAGTCACCGTCAAGCGATAAGTCCACTTGTGGCCCTCTTCGGTTTTTTCTTCCGTGAAGTAGATGTCGGCGCTCGTGGGCCTTGAGGCAATGGTTGCCAGAGAGAAAGCAAGCAGTGATATGAAGGAGCGAGAGAACATGAAGCGGCTTTCATGTGGAATGGCAGTTGGACCCTTAAAGATCGCCTTCAAGCGGATTTTCACTCAGGATAAGCGAGAATCGAAGACTGAAAGCCGAGCCATTGGAAACCGAGCGTCGAGCAAGCTCGGCGGCTAACTCGCCAACGCTTTGCGCGCCTCACGCACCAGTTGTTCGGCCTCCGTCGGCGAATCCGCTAGTGCGGTGATATGCCCCATCTTCCGTCCTGGGCGAGGCTCTGCCTTGCCGTAAAGGTGGAGCCTCAGTTGCGGATGGGCGAGCACCGCCGTCCAGTTGGGCTCGCGACGGGAGCCGTCTTGGAACCACAGGTCACCCAGGAGGTTGGCCATGGCCGAGCAGGGGCCGATTCGATCAAACGAGCCCAGCGGTACGTTGCAGACCGCGCGGACTTGTTGCTCGAACTGAGAGCTGAGGCACGCTTCGATGGTCAAGTGGCCCGAGTTGTGCGGGCGGGGCGCTATTTCATTGACGAGGATTCTGCCGTCGGTCGTCAGGAAGAACTCGACGCAGATGAGGCCGATTGCGTCGAGCTGTTCAGCGACACTTCGAGCGATTTCAGCGGCTTCTGTGGCTAAGGCCGCGAGTGGCTCACTGGCTGAGGCTGCGGGAAGCGTGGTGACGTCGAGGATATGATTAGCGTGGTCGTTTTGCAGCGGGCCGCAAGTTTGGACTTCGCCGTTGGGATTGCGCGCCACGAGCATCGAGAACTCACATTCAAAATCGACCAAGCCTTCGAGAATCGCCGACTGGCGACCCATGGCTTCCCAGGCTGCGGCAAGTTCTTCGGACGTACTGACCCGCGATTGTCCCTTGCCGTCGTATCCCCAAGCGCTCGTCTTAATGATTGCTGGGAGACCGATCTGCTCGGCTGCAGCGGTAAGCTCTTCTTCGTTGGTGATGGGAGCGAACGGCGTGCAGGGAATTCCCGATTCACGCAGGAAGGTCTTCTCGCGGAGTCGCTCTTGCGTGGTATGCAGAACGTGAGCACTGGGCCTGACAAACGCGTGAGTTTCTGCCGTTTTGACGGTGGCGGAAGGAATGTTCTCGAACTCGAGCGTTACGACATCCACGCTTCGAGCGAATTCCGCGACAGCTTCAAGATCGTCGTACTCGGCGACCGTTTGCCACTGGGCAACACCGCCTGCGGGAGAAGGTTCTTTGAGGAGCCGGCTTTCAGGTGCAAACACGCGGACGCGATAGCCCATGCGTGTGGCGGTGTGCGCGAGCATGCGCCCCAGCTGGCCGCTGCCGAAGACGCCAATCGTGGCGCCGGGGAGGATTGACTTCTTGTCTTCACTCATGGGGCGAGTCCACTTATTCGGGCAGCTTTGTCTCACGTACTGTTTGAGTTTGCTTGTCCTGGTAGCTTTGCAGCTTCTCGCGGAGCTTCGGATCCGAGATCGCCAGGATTCGCACCGCCAACAGCCCGGCGTTCTTAGCCCCGGCGATACCGATGGCAAGCGTCCCCACCGGAACGCCCCCTGGCATTTGGGCAATCGAGAGCAGCGAGTCGAGCCCATTGAGTGCCTTGCTCTGCACCGGCACGCCCAGCACAGGCAGCGTAGTCATCGAGGCGACCATTCCCGGCAAGTGGGCCGCCCCGCCAGCTCCGGCGATGATCACCTGGAGATTTCTTTTCTCGGCTGCGGTGGCGTACTCGACCATCCACTGAGGCGTGCGATGCGCGGAAACGATCTCCCGCTCGTGGGCGACACCAAACTCCTCAAGGATATCAGCCCCGGCCTGCATGGTTTCCCAATCACTTTGGCTGCCCATGATCAGGCCAACCTGAGGTTGTGCGACTTGAGCTGAGCTATCAGGCATAGATTCAATTCCTTGCACCCGGAGAGCATTTCCACGAAGCTAGCATTGTAGCTTCGATGCCTGTTCTCCTGTAGTGCTTCAAGCCAGCTAGTTTTTACTCACTCATTTAGCTCATTCGAATGAAGCAACATCTGACCCATGTTTCGCTGCTGGTTCGCGACTACGACGAAGCAATCGAGTTCTTTACCGGGAAACTTGATTTCATCGTGACGGAAGATACCCCTGTTCCTGAGCAATCGAAAAGGTGGGTGACGGTACGGCCACCCGGCGAGGGGCAGGCATCCTTGGTTCTTGCCCGGGCGGCTGACAGAAATCAGAAATCCTTCATCGGGAACCAGGCCGGTGGTCGGGTGTTCCTGTTTCTCTCAACCGATGACTTTTGGAGAGATTACCAGCTCATGGTTGAGCGGGGAATTGTTTTCGTTCGGGATCCTGTCGAACACGATTACGGCACGGTGGCCGTATTCAAAGACCTGTACGGAAACCTGTGGGATCTGATTCAGCATAAGTGAGGGGAGCATGCTTGAGGCTTATAAGCGACTGATCGCCAACCAGTATGAAGCTGCTCTCTGCATGCTCGATCGTTGTGTGGAACAATGTCCGCAAGACAAGTGGCATGAGCCGGTAGCTAATTTGAAGTTCTGCCAAGCTGTCTTTCACACGCTCTTCTTCACGGACTTGTATCTGGGTGAGGATGTTCCCTCGCAACGCACGCAACCATTTCATCAAGAGCATGTTGCGATCTTCAAAGACTATGAGGAGATCGGCGGCGGCTTGCAGAAGAATACTTATGAGAAGCCGTTCATCAAAGCCTATTTGCAGCACTGCCGCGAGAAGGCAGCGAGAGTTGTCGCAGCAGAGACGGAAGAAACTTTAGCCGAGCGACCGGGGTTTGAGTGGATCACCGTGGTGAAGTCTCGCGACGAGTTTCACCTTTACATTATTCGCCACATCCACCATCACGCGGCTCAACTCAGCCTGCGGCTACGACTTGATACGGGTGAAGGCGTCGGTTGGGTCGG encodes:
- a CDS encoding VOC family protein → MKQHLTHVSLLVRDYDEAIEFFTGKLDFIVTEDTPVPEQSKRWVTVRPPGEGQASLVLARAADRNQKSFIGNQAGGRVFLFLSTDDFWRDYQLMVERGIVFVRDPVEHDYGTVAVFKDLYGNLWDLIQHK
- a CDS encoding 5-(carboxyamino)imidazole ribonucleotide synthase gives rise to the protein MSEDKKSILPGATIGVFGSGQLGRMLAHTATRMGYRVRVFAPESRLLKEPSPAGGVAQWQTVAEYDDLEAVAEFARSVDVVTLEFENIPSATVKTAETHAFVRPSAHVLHTTQERLREKTFLRESGIPCTPFAPITNEEELTAAAEQIGLPAIIKTSAWGYDGKGQSRVSTSEELAAAWEAMGRQSAILEGLVDFECEFSMLVARNPNGEVQTCGPLQNDHANHILDVTTLPAASASEPLAALATEAAEIARSVAEQLDAIGLICVEFFLTTDGRILVNEIAPRPHNSGHLTIEACLSSQFEQQVRAVCNVPLGSFDRIGPCSAMANLLGDLWFQDGSRREPNWTAVLAHPQLRLHLYGKAEPRPGRKMGHITALADSPTEAEQLVREARKALAS
- the purE gene encoding 5-(carboxyamino)imidazole ribonucleotide mutase is translated as MPDSSAQVAQPQVGLIMGSQSDWETMQAGADILEEFGVAHEREIVSAHRTPQWMVEYATAAEKRNLQVIIAGAGGAAHLPGMVASMTTLPVLGVPVQSKALNGLDSLLSIAQMPGGVPVGTLAIGIAGAKNAGLLAVRILAISDPKLREKLQSYQDKQTQTVRETKLPE